From a region of the Zingiber officinale cultivar Zhangliang chromosome 4B, Zo_v1.1, whole genome shotgun sequence genome:
- the LOC121976336 gene encoding probable WRKY transcription factor 21 produces the protein MEEVEKANRVAVQSCIRVIGLLSQPKDKISPADLLVETGEAVSRFKRLVSLLNGSVGHGKVRVVKVPPISNQKMFSDNHFLSKMDLALNPPQHLPINALESKNQVLDSSPKNLLQISQRSFTEHQFGLHASSLSSQYEFVRCQQQNGLKVQLGQQMSFQADSFRRSHTAINLKFENSNCTPSVSTARSFLSSLSMDGSVVSLDGKSAFRLISGPASSNTGNLHPPLKRKYQCRGEDGNGKCATTGRCHCSKKRKLRSKRTIKVPAISDKSSDIPPDEYSWRKYGQKPIKGSPYPRGYYKCSSMRGCPARKHIERCVEEPSMLIVTYKGEHNHGKLPSQSTQT, from the exons ATGGAAGAGGTGGAGAAAGCTAACAGAGTTGCTGTGCAAAGTTGCATCAGAGTTATTGGTCTTCTTTCCcaacctaaagataaaatttcaCCTGCAGATCTTTTGGTGGAGACAGGTGAAGCTGTTTCCAGATTCAAGAGGTTGGTGTCTTTGCTCAACGGCAGTGTTGGCCATGGCAAAGTTAGGGTTGTCAAAGTCCCACCCATCTCCAATCAGAAGATGTTCTCAGACAATCATTTCCTATCCAAAATGGACCTTGCTTTGAACCCACCCCAACACCTCCCAATAAATGCTTTGGAGAGCAAAAACCAAGTATTGGATTCAAGTCCTAAGAACCTGCTGCAAATCTCACAAAGGAGCTTTACGGAACACCAATTTGGGCTACATGCATCATCGTTGTCGAGTCAGTACGAATTCGTTCGATGCCAGCAGCAGAATGGCCTGAAGGTTCAACTTGGTCAGCAGATGAGCTTTCAGGCTGACAGTTTCAGGAGAAGCCACACTGCTATAAACCTCAAGTTTGAGAACTCGAACTGCACCCCATCTGTGTCTACAGCCAGGTCTTTCTTGTCGTCTCTAAGTATGGATGGAAGTGTAGTCAGCTTGGATGGCAAGTCAGCATTCCGCTTAATTAGTGGGCCGGCATCATCAAACACGGGTAACCTCCACCCTCCTCTCAAGAGAAAGTACCAATGTCGAGGAGAGGATGGAAATGGCAAATGTGCTACTACTGGTAGATGCCATTGCTCTAAAAAGAG GAAGTTGAGATCGAAGAGAACCATTAAGGTACCTGCTATCAGTGATAAATCATCTGATATCCCACCGGACGAGTATTCATGGAGAAAATATGGGCAAAAACCAATCAAGGGCTCTCCTTATCCTAG GGGATATTATAAATGTAGCAGCATGAGGGGTTGCCCGGCAAGAAAACACATTGAAAGGTGCGTAGAAGAGCCTTCAATGCTCATTGTCACTTACAAAGGTGAGCATAATCATGGCAAGCTACCGAGCCAGTCCACCCAAACGTAG